Proteins encoded by one window of Thunnus thynnus chromosome 3, fThuThy2.1, whole genome shotgun sequence:
- the prom1b gene encoding prominin 1 b isoform X3 yields MLWTRWLVLLLCWGATAGEQQADEREGFRAEIRADSRRQRSPPPVEPLDFGFVPSAVYDTHAYYEPGAVGILFHMVHAFLYVVQPNPFPKDLIVRVIQQNMGGIKIEEWRKPENVVLLLQWIHYEAGFLVCGTVGVVFVILVPIIGILFCVCRCCENCGGEMHQRQRKNADCQRGFYTASLVATTIFIILGVLISYAANHNISAQIKSTRRFINTNMRDLKTFANNTPAQIDYLTAQYTTAKNKVLSDLDNIGPLLGGRIHSQLEKEVVPSLDTALRMAGAMRETKEALENVSSSLEVLQEGTGKLQTSLSVERASLSNTLSDPACTNGAVSHTCNTIRSTLSQLGINADFSRLPDVSHSLGNVDTILKTDLSNIVQKGYSSFNDTPRLVKDQTKNIVSGVKGMLDKIGAEITGFSKMFPVEASLANFTIFLTEGQKNIESFYPQIDQMDFYRWIGCVAALCMIVLILAFNILGLLCGSCGYDKQATPTTRGCLSNTGGNLLMAGVGFTFIFVWLLMAIVTALFVVGGNVEKMMCEPLANRQLFKIIDTPYLVHPAKKNFLPGMLFQNPNIDLTLGSMYRECYENNGLYHALQLETMFNINSFLNRTVYNKDLAKVFESVQVDLQDITLLEQAGRDNLINFANSGIGQIDYAAFLAEVNKGVTLVDLLSFSTDLEAQADQLPRGALENALKGHASSIRQIHRDQVVPMEQAMKYVRARSTLSQSIKQLQRTSSDLPVKVTNILSAIDAAEYLITHNASHVVKQETKNYVQSLVGYFKQYTAWVKNSLTAEVAQCKPISNIVDSMEIVACSFIVDSVNTFWFGLGGCCVLLIPSIIFSTKLAKYYRRMDTEDVFEDMGNTGNHGEQVCDIHGNLAVVSSPYSDTLTRFPRASAPPSYSDW; encoded by the exons ATGTTGTGGACAAGGTGGCTCgtcctgctgctctgctgggGGGCCACAGCCGGCGAGCAGCAGGCGGATGAGAGGGAAGGATTCCGGGCTGAGATCCGGGCGGACTCCCGCAGACAGCGGTCCCCTCCGCCGGTGGAGCCGTTGGATTTTGGTTTTGTACCGTCGGCGGTTTATGATACCCACGCTTACTACGAGCCAGGAGCCGTGGGCATCCTCTTCCACATGGTCCACGCGTTTCTCTATGTCGTTCAACCGAACCCCTTTCCCAAAG atCTGATTGTTAGAGTCATTCAGCAAAACATGGGAGGAATCAAAATAGAAGAATGGAGAAAG CCAGAAAACGTCGTCCTTTTGCTACAG TGGATCCACTACGAAGCTGGATTCCTCGTATGCGGGACCGTCGGTGTCGTGTTCGTGATCCTCGTCCCCATCATAGGCattttattctgtgtgtgtcgaTGCTGTGAGAACTGCGGAGGGGAGATGCaccagagacagaggaagaacGCCGACTGCCAACGAGGGTTCTACACCGCCTCACTTGTCGCCACCACCATCTTCATCAT tttggGAGTACTCATTTCTTACGCTGCAAACCATAATATCAGCGCCCAGATCAAGAGCACCCGTCGGTTCATCAATACCAATATGAGAGACTTGAAGACATTCGCTAACAACACACCTGCG CAAATCGACTACTTGACAGCTCAGTACACAACAGCAAAGAACAAAGTCCTGTCAGACCTGGACA ACATTGGACCTTTACTGGGTGGGAGGATTCACAGTCAGCTGGAGAAAGAGGTGGTTCCCTCACTGGACACTGCCCTGCGTATGGCAGGAG CTATGCGGGAGACTAAGGAGGCCCTGGAGAACGTCAGCTCCTCTCTGGAGGTGCTACAAGAGGGGACAGGGAAACTTCAGACCAGTCTGTCTGTAGAGCGCGCCTCTCTATCCAACACCCTGTCCGACCCCGCCTGCACCAACGGAGCCGTGTCTCACACCTGCAACACCATCCGTTCCACGCTGTCCCAGCTGGGAATCAACGCCGACTTCTCCAGG CTTCCAGACGTCAGTCACTCCTTGGGTAATGTCGACACCATCCTGAAAACAGACCTCAGTAACATTGTACAAAAG GGTTACTCATCCTTCAATGATACACCGAGACTGGTTAAAGACCAAACCAAAAATATTGTCTCAG GAGTGAAAGGCATGCTGGATAAGATCGGCGCAGAGATCACTGGCTTCTCTAAGATGTTCCCAGTGGAAGCATCTCTGGCCAATTTCACCATTTTCCTCACTGAGGGACAGAAGAACATTGAGTCCTTTTACCCACAGATCGACCAAATGGATTTctacag GTGGATCGGCTGTGTGGCAGCGCTCTGCATGATCGTCCTGATCCTGGCCTTCAACATCCTGGGTCTGCTGTGTGGCAGCTGTGGCTACGACAAGCAGGCCACACCCACAACCCGCGGCTGCCTGTCAAACACCGGAGGAAACCTGCTCATGGC CGGGGTGGGCTTCACCTTCATCTTTGTCTGGTTGCTGATGGCCATCGTGACCGCCCTGTTTGTTGTTGGTGGCAACGTGGAGAAGATGATGTGTGAACCGCTGGCTAACCGACAGCTATTCAAG atcATAGACACACCATACCTGGTCCATCCCGCCAAGAAGAACTTCCTTCCTGGGATGCTGTTTCAGAATCCGAACATTGACTTGACTTTGGGAAGCATGTACAG GGAGTGCTATGAGAACAACGGTCTGTATCACGCTCTGCAGCTGGAAACCATGTTCAACATCAACTCCTTCCTCAACAGAACTGTG TACAACAAGGATCTGGCCAAAGTGTTTGAGAGTGTGCAGGTGGACCTGCAGGACATCACGCTGCTGGAGCAGGCCGGCAGAGACAACCTCATCAACTTTGCCAACTCTGGAATCGGACAGATCGACTATGCAGCTTTCCTGGCTGAG GTAAATAAGGGAGTCACACTTGTGGATCTTCTGTCCTTCTCTACTGACCTGGAGGCTCAGGCCGACCAGCTG cctCGTGGTGCTCTGGAGAACGCACTGAAAGGACACGCCAGCAGTATCAGACAGATTCATAGAGATCAGGTGGTTCCCATGGAGCAAGCAATG AAATATGTCCGAGCGCGG AGCACGCTGAGCCAGAGCatcaaacagctgcagagaacCTCCAGCGACCTGCCG gtCAAGGTCACGAATATCCTCAGTGCCATCGATGCAGCAGAGTACCTCATCACTCATAATGCCTCCCATGTGGTGAAGCAG GAAACAAAAAACTACGTACAGAGCTTGGTGGGATACTTCAAACAGTACACAGCATGGGTTAAAAACTCT TTGACTGCAGAGGTGGCCCAGTGTAAACCCATCAGTAACATTGTGGACAGCATGGAGATCGTAGCGTGCAGCTTCATAGTCGATTCAGTG AACACATTCTGGTTTGGTCTGGGTGGCTGCTGTGTCCTTCTCATCCCCAGTATCATCTTCTCCACCAAACTGGCCAAATATTACAGACGGATGGACACAGAGGACGTCTTTGAAGA TATGGGTAATACAGGTAACCATGGTGAACAAGTGTGCGATATCCATGGAAACCTCGCGGTGGTCAG
- the prom1b gene encoding prominin 1 b isoform X1, with amino-acid sequence MLWTRWLVLLLCWGATAGEQQADEREGFRAEIRADSRRQRSPPPVEPLDFGFVPSAVYDTHAYYEPGAVGILFHMVHAFLYVVQPNPFPKDLIVRVIQQNMGGIKIEEWRKPENVVLLLQWIHYEAGFLVCGTVGVVFVILVPIIGILFCVCRCCENCGGEMHQRQRKNADCQRGFYTASLVATTIFIILGVLISYAANHNISAQIKSTRRFINTNMRDLKTFANNTPAQIDYLTAQYTTAKNKVLSDLDNIGPLLGGRIHSQLEKEVVPSLDTALRMAGAKVENAIKAMRETKEALENVSSSLEVLQEGTGKLQTSLSVERASLSNTLSDPACTNGAVSHTCNTIRSTLSQLGINADFSRLPDVSHSLGNVDTILKTDLSNIVQKGYSSFNDTPRLVKDQTKNIVSGVKGMLDKIGAEITGFSKMFPVEASLANFTIFLTEGQKNIESFYPQIDQMDFYRWIGCVAALCMIVLILAFNILGLLCGSCGYDKQATPTTRGCLSNTGGNLLMAGVGFTFIFVWLLMAIVTALFVVGGNVEKMMCEPLANRQLFKIIDTPYLVHPAKKNFLPGMLFQNPNIDLTLGSMYRECYENNGLYHALQLETMFNINSFLNRTVYNKDLAKVFESVQVDLQDITLLEQAGRDNLINFANSGIGQIDYAAFLAEVNKGVTLVDLLSFSTDLEAQADQLPRGALENALKGHASSIRQIHRDQVVPMEQAMKYVRARSTLSQSIKQLQRTSSDLPVKVTNILSAIDAAEYLITHNASHVVKQETKNYVQSLVGYFKQYTAWVKNSLTAEVAQCKPISNIVDSMEIVACSFIVDSVNTFWFGLGGCCVLLIPSIIFSTKLAKYYRRMDTEDVFEDMGNTGNHGEQVCDIHGNLAVVSSPYSDTLTRFPRASAPPSYSDW; translated from the exons ATGTTGTGGACAAGGTGGCTCgtcctgctgctctgctgggGGGCCACAGCCGGCGAGCAGCAGGCGGATGAGAGGGAAGGATTCCGGGCTGAGATCCGGGCGGACTCCCGCAGACAGCGGTCCCCTCCGCCGGTGGAGCCGTTGGATTTTGGTTTTGTACCGTCGGCGGTTTATGATACCCACGCTTACTACGAGCCAGGAGCCGTGGGCATCCTCTTCCACATGGTCCACGCGTTTCTCTATGTCGTTCAACCGAACCCCTTTCCCAAAG atCTGATTGTTAGAGTCATTCAGCAAAACATGGGAGGAATCAAAATAGAAGAATGGAGAAAG CCAGAAAACGTCGTCCTTTTGCTACAG TGGATCCACTACGAAGCTGGATTCCTCGTATGCGGGACCGTCGGTGTCGTGTTCGTGATCCTCGTCCCCATCATAGGCattttattctgtgtgtgtcgaTGCTGTGAGAACTGCGGAGGGGAGATGCaccagagacagaggaagaacGCCGACTGCCAACGAGGGTTCTACACCGCCTCACTTGTCGCCACCACCATCTTCATCAT tttggGAGTACTCATTTCTTACGCTGCAAACCATAATATCAGCGCCCAGATCAAGAGCACCCGTCGGTTCATCAATACCAATATGAGAGACTTGAAGACATTCGCTAACAACACACCTGCG CAAATCGACTACTTGACAGCTCAGTACACAACAGCAAAGAACAAAGTCCTGTCAGACCTGGACA ACATTGGACCTTTACTGGGTGGGAGGATTCACAGTCAGCTGGAGAAAGAGGTGGTTCCCTCACTGGACACTGCCCTGCGTATGGCAGGAG CTAAAGTTGAGAATGCCATCAAAG CTATGCGGGAGACTAAGGAGGCCCTGGAGAACGTCAGCTCCTCTCTGGAGGTGCTACAAGAGGGGACAGGGAAACTTCAGACCAGTCTGTCTGTAGAGCGCGCCTCTCTATCCAACACCCTGTCCGACCCCGCCTGCACCAACGGAGCCGTGTCTCACACCTGCAACACCATCCGTTCCACGCTGTCCCAGCTGGGAATCAACGCCGACTTCTCCAGG CTTCCAGACGTCAGTCACTCCTTGGGTAATGTCGACACCATCCTGAAAACAGACCTCAGTAACATTGTACAAAAG GGTTACTCATCCTTCAATGATACACCGAGACTGGTTAAAGACCAAACCAAAAATATTGTCTCAG GAGTGAAAGGCATGCTGGATAAGATCGGCGCAGAGATCACTGGCTTCTCTAAGATGTTCCCAGTGGAAGCATCTCTGGCCAATTTCACCATTTTCCTCACTGAGGGACAGAAGAACATTGAGTCCTTTTACCCACAGATCGACCAAATGGATTTctacag GTGGATCGGCTGTGTGGCAGCGCTCTGCATGATCGTCCTGATCCTGGCCTTCAACATCCTGGGTCTGCTGTGTGGCAGCTGTGGCTACGACAAGCAGGCCACACCCACAACCCGCGGCTGCCTGTCAAACACCGGAGGAAACCTGCTCATGGC CGGGGTGGGCTTCACCTTCATCTTTGTCTGGTTGCTGATGGCCATCGTGACCGCCCTGTTTGTTGTTGGTGGCAACGTGGAGAAGATGATGTGTGAACCGCTGGCTAACCGACAGCTATTCAAG atcATAGACACACCATACCTGGTCCATCCCGCCAAGAAGAACTTCCTTCCTGGGATGCTGTTTCAGAATCCGAACATTGACTTGACTTTGGGAAGCATGTACAG GGAGTGCTATGAGAACAACGGTCTGTATCACGCTCTGCAGCTGGAAACCATGTTCAACATCAACTCCTTCCTCAACAGAACTGTG TACAACAAGGATCTGGCCAAAGTGTTTGAGAGTGTGCAGGTGGACCTGCAGGACATCACGCTGCTGGAGCAGGCCGGCAGAGACAACCTCATCAACTTTGCCAACTCTGGAATCGGACAGATCGACTATGCAGCTTTCCTGGCTGAG GTAAATAAGGGAGTCACACTTGTGGATCTTCTGTCCTTCTCTACTGACCTGGAGGCTCAGGCCGACCAGCTG cctCGTGGTGCTCTGGAGAACGCACTGAAAGGACACGCCAGCAGTATCAGACAGATTCATAGAGATCAGGTGGTTCCCATGGAGCAAGCAATG AAATATGTCCGAGCGCGG AGCACGCTGAGCCAGAGCatcaaacagctgcagagaacCTCCAGCGACCTGCCG gtCAAGGTCACGAATATCCTCAGTGCCATCGATGCAGCAGAGTACCTCATCACTCATAATGCCTCCCATGTGGTGAAGCAG GAAACAAAAAACTACGTACAGAGCTTGGTGGGATACTTCAAACAGTACACAGCATGGGTTAAAAACTCT TTGACTGCAGAGGTGGCCCAGTGTAAACCCATCAGTAACATTGTGGACAGCATGGAGATCGTAGCGTGCAGCTTCATAGTCGATTCAGTG AACACATTCTGGTTTGGTCTGGGTGGCTGCTGTGTCCTTCTCATCCCCAGTATCATCTTCTCCACCAAACTGGCCAAATATTACAGACGGATGGACACAGAGGACGTCTTTGAAGA TATGGGTAATACAGGTAACCATGGTGAACAAGTGTGCGATATCCATGGAAACCTCGCGGTGGTCAG
- the prom1b gene encoding prominin 1 b isoform X2: MLWTRWLVLLLCWGATAGEQQADEREGFRAEIRADSRRQRSPPPVEPLDFGFVPSAVYDTHAYYEPGAVGILFHMVHAFLYVVQPNPFPKDLIVRVIQQNMGGIKIEEWRKPENVVLLLQWIHYEAGFLVCGTVGVVFVILVPIIGILFCVCRCCENCGGEMHQRQRKNADCQRGFYTASLVATTIFIILGVLISYAANHNISAQIKSTRRFINTNMRDLKTFANNTPAQIDYLTAQYTTAKNKVLSDLDNIGPLLGGRIHSQLEKEVVPSLDTALRMAGAKVENAIKAMRETKEALENVSSSLEVLQEGTGKLQTSLSVERASLSNTLSDPACTNGAVSHTCNTIRSTLSQLGINADFSRLPDVSHSLGNVDTILKTDLSNIVQKGYSSFNDTPRLVKDQTKNIVSGVKGMLDKIGAEITGFSKMFPVEASLANFTIFLTEGQKNIESFYPQIDQMDFYRWIGCVAALCMIVLILAFNILGLLCGSCGYDKQATPTTRGCLSNTGGNLLMAGVGFTFIFVWLLMAIVTALFVVGGNVEKMMCEPLANRQLFKIIDTPYLVHPAKKNFLPGMLFQNPNIDLTLGSMYRECYENNGLYHALQLETMFNINSFLNRTVYNKDLAKVFESVQVDLQDITLLEQAGRDNLINFANSGIGQIDYAAFLAEVNKGVTLVDLLSFSTDLEAQADQLPRGALENALKGHASSIRQIHRDQVVPMEQAMSTLSQSIKQLQRTSSDLPVKVTNILSAIDAAEYLITHNASHVVKQETKNYVQSLVGYFKQYTAWVKNSLTAEVAQCKPISNIVDSMEIVACSFIVDSVNTFWFGLGGCCVLLIPSIIFSTKLAKYYRRMDTEDVFEDMGNTGNHGEQVCDIHGNLAVVSSPYSDTLTRFPRASAPPSYSDW, translated from the exons ATGTTGTGGACAAGGTGGCTCgtcctgctgctctgctgggGGGCCACAGCCGGCGAGCAGCAGGCGGATGAGAGGGAAGGATTCCGGGCTGAGATCCGGGCGGACTCCCGCAGACAGCGGTCCCCTCCGCCGGTGGAGCCGTTGGATTTTGGTTTTGTACCGTCGGCGGTTTATGATACCCACGCTTACTACGAGCCAGGAGCCGTGGGCATCCTCTTCCACATGGTCCACGCGTTTCTCTATGTCGTTCAACCGAACCCCTTTCCCAAAG atCTGATTGTTAGAGTCATTCAGCAAAACATGGGAGGAATCAAAATAGAAGAATGGAGAAAG CCAGAAAACGTCGTCCTTTTGCTACAG TGGATCCACTACGAAGCTGGATTCCTCGTATGCGGGACCGTCGGTGTCGTGTTCGTGATCCTCGTCCCCATCATAGGCattttattctgtgtgtgtcgaTGCTGTGAGAACTGCGGAGGGGAGATGCaccagagacagaggaagaacGCCGACTGCCAACGAGGGTTCTACACCGCCTCACTTGTCGCCACCACCATCTTCATCAT tttggGAGTACTCATTTCTTACGCTGCAAACCATAATATCAGCGCCCAGATCAAGAGCACCCGTCGGTTCATCAATACCAATATGAGAGACTTGAAGACATTCGCTAACAACACACCTGCG CAAATCGACTACTTGACAGCTCAGTACACAACAGCAAAGAACAAAGTCCTGTCAGACCTGGACA ACATTGGACCTTTACTGGGTGGGAGGATTCACAGTCAGCTGGAGAAAGAGGTGGTTCCCTCACTGGACACTGCCCTGCGTATGGCAGGAG CTAAAGTTGAGAATGCCATCAAAG CTATGCGGGAGACTAAGGAGGCCCTGGAGAACGTCAGCTCCTCTCTGGAGGTGCTACAAGAGGGGACAGGGAAACTTCAGACCAGTCTGTCTGTAGAGCGCGCCTCTCTATCCAACACCCTGTCCGACCCCGCCTGCACCAACGGAGCCGTGTCTCACACCTGCAACACCATCCGTTCCACGCTGTCCCAGCTGGGAATCAACGCCGACTTCTCCAGG CTTCCAGACGTCAGTCACTCCTTGGGTAATGTCGACACCATCCTGAAAACAGACCTCAGTAACATTGTACAAAAG GGTTACTCATCCTTCAATGATACACCGAGACTGGTTAAAGACCAAACCAAAAATATTGTCTCAG GAGTGAAAGGCATGCTGGATAAGATCGGCGCAGAGATCACTGGCTTCTCTAAGATGTTCCCAGTGGAAGCATCTCTGGCCAATTTCACCATTTTCCTCACTGAGGGACAGAAGAACATTGAGTCCTTTTACCCACAGATCGACCAAATGGATTTctacag GTGGATCGGCTGTGTGGCAGCGCTCTGCATGATCGTCCTGATCCTGGCCTTCAACATCCTGGGTCTGCTGTGTGGCAGCTGTGGCTACGACAAGCAGGCCACACCCACAACCCGCGGCTGCCTGTCAAACACCGGAGGAAACCTGCTCATGGC CGGGGTGGGCTTCACCTTCATCTTTGTCTGGTTGCTGATGGCCATCGTGACCGCCCTGTTTGTTGTTGGTGGCAACGTGGAGAAGATGATGTGTGAACCGCTGGCTAACCGACAGCTATTCAAG atcATAGACACACCATACCTGGTCCATCCCGCCAAGAAGAACTTCCTTCCTGGGATGCTGTTTCAGAATCCGAACATTGACTTGACTTTGGGAAGCATGTACAG GGAGTGCTATGAGAACAACGGTCTGTATCACGCTCTGCAGCTGGAAACCATGTTCAACATCAACTCCTTCCTCAACAGAACTGTG TACAACAAGGATCTGGCCAAAGTGTTTGAGAGTGTGCAGGTGGACCTGCAGGACATCACGCTGCTGGAGCAGGCCGGCAGAGACAACCTCATCAACTTTGCCAACTCTGGAATCGGACAGATCGACTATGCAGCTTTCCTGGCTGAG GTAAATAAGGGAGTCACACTTGTGGATCTTCTGTCCTTCTCTACTGACCTGGAGGCTCAGGCCGACCAGCTG cctCGTGGTGCTCTGGAGAACGCACTGAAAGGACACGCCAGCAGTATCAGACAGATTCATAGAGATCAGGTGGTTCCCATGGAGCAAGCAATG AGCACGCTGAGCCAGAGCatcaaacagctgcagagaacCTCCAGCGACCTGCCG gtCAAGGTCACGAATATCCTCAGTGCCATCGATGCAGCAGAGTACCTCATCACTCATAATGCCTCCCATGTGGTGAAGCAG GAAACAAAAAACTACGTACAGAGCTTGGTGGGATACTTCAAACAGTACACAGCATGGGTTAAAAACTCT TTGACTGCAGAGGTGGCCCAGTGTAAACCCATCAGTAACATTGTGGACAGCATGGAGATCGTAGCGTGCAGCTTCATAGTCGATTCAGTG AACACATTCTGGTTTGGTCTGGGTGGCTGCTGTGTCCTTCTCATCCCCAGTATCATCTTCTCCACCAAACTGGCCAAATATTACAGACGGATGGACACAGAGGACGTCTTTGAAGA TATGGGTAATACAGGTAACCATGGTGAACAAGTGTGCGATATCCATGGAAACCTCGCGGTGGTCAG
- the prom1b gene encoding prominin 1 b isoform X4: MLWTRWLVLLLCWGATAGEQQADEREGFRAEIRADSRRQRSPPPVEPLDFGFVPSAVYDTHAYYEPGAVGILFHMVHAFLYVVQPNPFPKDLIVRVIQQNMGGIKIEEWRKPENVVLLLQWIHYEAGFLVCGTVGVVFVILVPIIGILFCVCRCCENCGGEMHQRQRKNADCQRGFYTASLVATTIFIILGVLISYAANHNISAQIKSTRRFINTNMRDLKTFANNTPAQIDYLTAQYTTAKNKVLSDLDNIGPLLGGRIHSQLEKEVVPSLDTALRMAGAMRETKEALENVSSSLEVLQEGTGKLQTSLSVERASLSNTLSDPACTNGAVSHTCNTIRSTLSQLGINADFSRLPDVSHSLGNVDTILKTDLSNIVQKGYSSFNDTPRLVKDQTKNIVSGVKGMLDKIGAEITGFSKMFPVEASLANFTIFLTEGQKNIESFYPQIDQMDFYRWIGCVAALCMIVLILAFNILGLLCGSCGYDKQATPTTRGCLSNTGGNLLMAGVGFTFIFVWLLMAIVTALFVVGGNVEKMMCEPLANRQLFKIIDTPYLVHPAKKNFLPGMLFQNPNIDLTLGSMYRECYENNGLYHALQLETMFNINSFLNRTVYNKDLAKVFESVQVDLQDITLLEQAGRDNLINFANSGIGQIDYAAFLAEVNKGVTLVDLLSFSTDLEAQADQLPRGALENALKGHASSIRQIHRDQVVPMEQAMSTLSQSIKQLQRTSSDLPVKVTNILSAIDAAEYLITHNASHVVKQETKNYVQSLVGYFKQYTAWVKNSLTAEVAQCKPISNIVDSMEIVACSFIVDSVNTFWFGLGGCCVLLIPSIIFSTKLAKYYRRMDTEDVFEDMGNTGNHGEQVCDIHGNLAVVSSPYSDTLTRFPRASAPPSYSDW, from the exons ATGTTGTGGACAAGGTGGCTCgtcctgctgctctgctgggGGGCCACAGCCGGCGAGCAGCAGGCGGATGAGAGGGAAGGATTCCGGGCTGAGATCCGGGCGGACTCCCGCAGACAGCGGTCCCCTCCGCCGGTGGAGCCGTTGGATTTTGGTTTTGTACCGTCGGCGGTTTATGATACCCACGCTTACTACGAGCCAGGAGCCGTGGGCATCCTCTTCCACATGGTCCACGCGTTTCTCTATGTCGTTCAACCGAACCCCTTTCCCAAAG atCTGATTGTTAGAGTCATTCAGCAAAACATGGGAGGAATCAAAATAGAAGAATGGAGAAAG CCAGAAAACGTCGTCCTTTTGCTACAG TGGATCCACTACGAAGCTGGATTCCTCGTATGCGGGACCGTCGGTGTCGTGTTCGTGATCCTCGTCCCCATCATAGGCattttattctgtgtgtgtcgaTGCTGTGAGAACTGCGGAGGGGAGATGCaccagagacagaggaagaacGCCGACTGCCAACGAGGGTTCTACACCGCCTCACTTGTCGCCACCACCATCTTCATCAT tttggGAGTACTCATTTCTTACGCTGCAAACCATAATATCAGCGCCCAGATCAAGAGCACCCGTCGGTTCATCAATACCAATATGAGAGACTTGAAGACATTCGCTAACAACACACCTGCG CAAATCGACTACTTGACAGCTCAGTACACAACAGCAAAGAACAAAGTCCTGTCAGACCTGGACA ACATTGGACCTTTACTGGGTGGGAGGATTCACAGTCAGCTGGAGAAAGAGGTGGTTCCCTCACTGGACACTGCCCTGCGTATGGCAGGAG CTATGCGGGAGACTAAGGAGGCCCTGGAGAACGTCAGCTCCTCTCTGGAGGTGCTACAAGAGGGGACAGGGAAACTTCAGACCAGTCTGTCTGTAGAGCGCGCCTCTCTATCCAACACCCTGTCCGACCCCGCCTGCACCAACGGAGCCGTGTCTCACACCTGCAACACCATCCGTTCCACGCTGTCCCAGCTGGGAATCAACGCCGACTTCTCCAGG CTTCCAGACGTCAGTCACTCCTTGGGTAATGTCGACACCATCCTGAAAACAGACCTCAGTAACATTGTACAAAAG GGTTACTCATCCTTCAATGATACACCGAGACTGGTTAAAGACCAAACCAAAAATATTGTCTCAG GAGTGAAAGGCATGCTGGATAAGATCGGCGCAGAGATCACTGGCTTCTCTAAGATGTTCCCAGTGGAAGCATCTCTGGCCAATTTCACCATTTTCCTCACTGAGGGACAGAAGAACATTGAGTCCTTTTACCCACAGATCGACCAAATGGATTTctacag GTGGATCGGCTGTGTGGCAGCGCTCTGCATGATCGTCCTGATCCTGGCCTTCAACATCCTGGGTCTGCTGTGTGGCAGCTGTGGCTACGACAAGCAGGCCACACCCACAACCCGCGGCTGCCTGTCAAACACCGGAGGAAACCTGCTCATGGC CGGGGTGGGCTTCACCTTCATCTTTGTCTGGTTGCTGATGGCCATCGTGACCGCCCTGTTTGTTGTTGGTGGCAACGTGGAGAAGATGATGTGTGAACCGCTGGCTAACCGACAGCTATTCAAG atcATAGACACACCATACCTGGTCCATCCCGCCAAGAAGAACTTCCTTCCTGGGATGCTGTTTCAGAATCCGAACATTGACTTGACTTTGGGAAGCATGTACAG GGAGTGCTATGAGAACAACGGTCTGTATCACGCTCTGCAGCTGGAAACCATGTTCAACATCAACTCCTTCCTCAACAGAACTGTG TACAACAAGGATCTGGCCAAAGTGTTTGAGAGTGTGCAGGTGGACCTGCAGGACATCACGCTGCTGGAGCAGGCCGGCAGAGACAACCTCATCAACTTTGCCAACTCTGGAATCGGACAGATCGACTATGCAGCTTTCCTGGCTGAG GTAAATAAGGGAGTCACACTTGTGGATCTTCTGTCCTTCTCTACTGACCTGGAGGCTCAGGCCGACCAGCTG cctCGTGGTGCTCTGGAGAACGCACTGAAAGGACACGCCAGCAGTATCAGACAGATTCATAGAGATCAGGTGGTTCCCATGGAGCAAGCAATG AGCACGCTGAGCCAGAGCatcaaacagctgcagagaacCTCCAGCGACCTGCCG gtCAAGGTCACGAATATCCTCAGTGCCATCGATGCAGCAGAGTACCTCATCACTCATAATGCCTCCCATGTGGTGAAGCAG GAAACAAAAAACTACGTACAGAGCTTGGTGGGATACTTCAAACAGTACACAGCATGGGTTAAAAACTCT TTGACTGCAGAGGTGGCCCAGTGTAAACCCATCAGTAACATTGTGGACAGCATGGAGATCGTAGCGTGCAGCTTCATAGTCGATTCAGTG AACACATTCTGGTTTGGTCTGGGTGGCTGCTGTGTCCTTCTCATCCCCAGTATCATCTTCTCCACCAAACTGGCCAAATATTACAGACGGATGGACACAGAGGACGTCTTTGAAGA TATGGGTAATACAGGTAACCATGGTGAACAAGTGTGCGATATCCATGGAAACCTCGCGGTGGTCAG